AGTAAAATGACTAATTCTAAAGCAGTTGCGATGTAATTAAAATAATGATCAAAGGTATGTTCAAATGCGACAAAAACTTCCTCTTCAGTTTTTAAATATTCAATTTCTGTAATCTGATTTAATTTTTTCTCTTCCGCTTTTTGTTTTAATGTTAAAAATGCAGATCTTAAAAAATGCAAATATAATGTATATTTTTGGTATTCCTCCTCTAACTTAATTTCTGTAGACTTGGAAAGATTTCGTAAATAAAGTTCGGTTTGTTCTCGTTCTGTGTGAGACTGAACTAAATTGAATCTAACATCGTATCGTTTTTTATCACGACTTACTTCATCAAATAAATTGATGGAACCACTTTGGAATGCATTTTCCCCTGGCCCAACCGCTTGGGGACCATAACCTGGAATGCGTTGGATTCCATTCCCTTCTGATTGCATACCATTTTGGGTATTGGAAACAAAACTGGAACCTCCCAGGTTGGCTTGGAACCCTATACTCACTCCATAAATTTCATTTTGGAGAGGGAATCCTTGGTTTCCATTCCGTCCCAGGTAACCACCTAACACAAGCTTTGGTTTCCAATCGTTCCTTAGAGATTCTTCTTCTAAATGGACAAGTTCCATTTGGTATCGATTTTTTTTTCGCAGAGGGTGGTTCGCATCAACTTCAATCGGTGAAGGAGTTGGTTGGAAAATTTCAATCCTTTCTGTAATCCCAGGTTCCAATTCCAAACTTTCACTTGGGTCAAGGAACATTGCTGCTTTTAATTCTAAGAGGGAAGATTCTCTTAATGCTAGGGTATGGATTCGTTTGGAATAAAAATCTACCTCCCACTGTTTTAATGATTTTGCCTCTACCGCTTGTAATAAGTTGGTTTGGATTTCAAGGTTTCGTTTTCGATTTTCTAATTGGTAACGATCGTATCTGTGGTCAACCATCGATTGGATGAGAGTTCGTTTATTGGCATTGAGGTAAGCTAGGGAGATGTTTTGGAAAATTTTTTCACGTAAGATTTTTTTTTCCTCCAATTGGATGAGTTGTTTGATTTCTAATTTTTGTTTTTCTCGTTCGATTTCGCCACCATCATATAATAATTGTTGGATTTGGATCCT
The sequence above is a segment of the Leptospira levettii genome. Coding sequences within it:
- a CDS encoding TolC family protein; its protein translation is MWRVLFIVTMYLSLGIGSLQAEGFFLWEDCIWVGLERNAQFRLERTKSELFPILLSEKWKQYLPKLGVHYFGIFSRNREQLDQEYRDVRIQIQQLLYDGGEIEREKQKLEIKQLIQLEEKKILREKIFQNISLAYLNANKRTLIQSMVDHRYDRYQLENRKRNLEIQTNLLQAVEAKSLKQWEVDFYSKRIHTLALRESSLLELKAAMFLDPSESLELEPGITERIEIFQPTPSPIEVDANHPLRKKNRYQMELVHLEEESLRNDWKPKLVLGGYLGRNGNQGFPLQNEIYGVSIGFQANLGGSSFVSNTQNGMQSEGNGIQRIPGYGPQAVGPGENAFQSGSINLFDEVSRDKKRYDVRFNLVQSHTEREQTELYLRNLSKSTEIKLEEEYQKYTLYLHFLRSAFLTLKQKAEEKKLNQITEIEYLKTEEEVFVAFEHTFDHYFNYIATALELVILLGEDPFSNRYYHLHRHKYKSEFNQLLSDWKEQIPTQNFEKKEPRKGKLTPFYLEDPYEMR